A region of Lycium barbarum isolate Lr01 chromosome 3, ASM1917538v2, whole genome shotgun sequence DNA encodes the following proteins:
- the LOC132629925 gene encoding leucine-rich repeat receptor-like protein kinase PXC1 — translation MNRFFSFLLLTLLITTTTTTANTANDTTALLRFQSQTDIHGTLLHNWTLPSPSTTPCSAHWLGVKCINNRVSALILPFLNLRGPITALASLPLLRLLDLRNNRLNGTLISITQCTNLKLIYLSGNDFSGKIPPEISSLRRLLRLDISNNNLEGSIPIQISNLTRLLTLRLQNNQLSGTIPKSLTVLENLKELNLSNNELYGLVPNGLYNKFGENSFDGNEGLCGAGSLPQCSYAQTVPSNPSSLPSSSPTDTIEEPREKKPRKGLSKGWVVAIVMVNVVVLLVVVSFMVAYYCGKYSRESYSMSGSEYGKRRSSYSSEKRVYANNGGGDSDGTSGTDRSKLVFFDRRKKFELEDLLRASAEMLGKGCLGTVYKAVLDDGIVVAVKRLKDANPCPRKEFEQYMDVIGKLKHPNMVKLRAYYYAKEEKLLVYDYLPNGSLYSLLHGNRGPGRIPLDWTTRISLVLGAARGLAHIHEEYADSRIPHGNVKSSNVLLDKNGVACISDFGLSLLLNPVHAIARLGGYKAPEQSEIKRLSQKSDVYSFGVLLLEVLTGRAPSEYPSPTRPRVEEEELAVDLPKWVRSVVRDEWTAEVFDQELLRYKNIEEELVSMLHVAMACVVPQPEKRPTMIEVVKLIEEIRVEQSPLGEDYDESRNSLSPSLATTEDGLPGY, via the exons ATGAACCGTTTTTTCTCCTTTCTCCTCCTCACACTACTCatcacaaccaccaccaccaccgcgAACACCGCCAACGACACCACCGCTCTCCTCCGTTTTCAATCCCAAACCGACATCCACGGCACTCTCCTCCACAATTGGACACTTCCCTCTCCCTCTACCACCCCATGCTCAGCTCATTGGCTCGGCGTAAAATGCATAAACAACCGTGTATCCGCCTTGATCCTCCCTTTCTTGAATCTCCGGGGACCGATCACAGCCCTTGCATCTCTCCCTCTTCTTAGACTTCTAGACCTTCGTAATAATCGCCTTAATGGAACTCTCATATCCATCACTCAATGCACTAATCTTAAACTCATTTACCTCTCCGGTAACGACTTTTCGGGTAAAATTCCACCTGAAATTTCATCTCTTCGAAGACTACTCCGTCTTGACATTTCAAATAACAATCTTGAAGGGTCTATCCCTATCCAAATTTCAAATTTAACCAGATTACTCACACTTCGTTTACAAAATAACCAACTTTCTGGCACAATTCCAAAATCTTTGACTGTTCTTGAAAATCTTAAAGAACTGAACTTATCGAATAATGAGCTATATGGGTTGGTTCCAAATGGTTTATACAACAAATTTGGTGAAAATAGTTTTGATGGAAATGAAGGGTTGTGTGGAGCTGGTAGTTTACCTCAATGTTCATATGCACAAACAGTTCCTTCAAATCCTAGTTCTTTACCTTCATCATCACCAACGGATACTATTGAAGAACCCCGCGAAAAAAAACCGCGAAAAGGGTTAAGTAAAGGATGGGTAGTAGCAATAGTGATGGTTAATGTGGTGGTATTGTTAGTTGTGGTGTCATTTATGGTAGCATATTACTGTGGTAAGTATTCGAGAGAGAGTTATTCAATGTCAGGTAGTGAGTATGGGAAGAGAAGGAGTAGTTATTCGAGTGAAAAACGCGTTTACGCGAATAATGGTGGTGGTGATAGTGATGGTACATCAGGTACTGATAGGAGTAAACTCGTGTTTTTCGATAGGAGGAAGAAATTTGAGCTTGAAGATTTGTTAAGAGCATCAGCTGAGATGCTTGGGAAAGGGTGTTTAGGTACTGTTTATAAGGCAGTTCTTGATGATGGGATTGTAGTTGCTGTGAAGAGATTGAAAGATGCAAATCCATGTCCAAGAAAGGAGTTTGAGCAGTATATGGATGTTATTGGGAAGCTTAAGCATCCTAATATGGTGAAGCTTAGAGCTTATTATTATGCCAAGGAGGAAAAATTGCTTGTTTATGACTATTTGCCTAATGGGAGTTTGTATTCACTTCTTCATG GAAACAGAGGACCAGGGAGAATTCCTTTGGATTGGACAACAAGAATTAGCTTGGTACTAGGGGCAGCTAGAGGTCTAGCTCACATTCATGAAGAGTATGCAGATTCAAGAATCCCACATGGGAATGTGAAATCATCCAATGTGTTGCTTGACAAAAATGGGGTGGCCTGTATATCCGATTTTGGGTTGTCGTTGCTTTTGAATCCTGTCCATGCCATAGCTAGATTGGGAGGATATAAAGCGCCTGAACAATCCGAAATCAAGAGGTTATCACAAAAATCTGATGTTTATAGCTTTGGAGTATTGTTATTAGAAGTGCTTACTGGTAGAGCTCCCTCGGAGTACCCTTCACCGACTAGGCCTCGAGTCGAGGAAGAAGAATTGGCTGTCGATTTGCCAAAATGGGTTCGATCAGTAGTCCGGGATGAGTGGACTGCTGAAGTGTTTGATCAAGAATTGTTGAGGTACAAGAACATTGAGGAGGAATTGGTGTCAATGTTACATGTAGCTATGGCTTGTGTAGTGCCACAACCTGAAAAAAGGCCAACTATGATTGAAGTTGTTAAATTGATTGAGGAGATTAGAGTTGAACAATCTCCATTAGGTGAAGATTATGACGAATCGCGTAATTCTCTTTCCCCCTCCCTTGCCACCACCGAAGATGGGCTTCCCGGTTACTAA